One Amaranthus tricolor cultivar Red isolate AtriRed21 chromosome 1, ASM2621246v1, whole genome shotgun sequence DNA window includes the following coding sequences:
- the LOC130828638 gene encoding organ-specific protein P4-like, with protein MEMFFHHKVGNTIIIILVFAKMKIFFIFLLSLILLAGPSDGRKDLHKYWGDMMKGEPMPESLEQFIISRSYNKDQYKAEIIKDFLKEFDPIPNISVYQNDVTPNEAVKSHKHAQYLKSEHDHDDQSTSKKVFADEFEPIPNISVYNQ; from the exons ATGGAAATGTTTTTCCACCACAAAGTTGgaaataccattattattatcttgGTTTTTGCAAAAATGAAAATCTTCTTCATTTTCCTACTTTCACTTATTTTG CTTGCAGGGCCAAGTGATGGGAGAAAAGACCTACATAAGTATTGGGGAGACATGATGAAGGGGGAACCCATGCCTGAATCTCTTGAACAATTCATAATTTCTAGGTCATATAATAAAGATCAATACAAAGCAGAAATAATCAAAGATttcctcaaagaatttgatccAATTCCTAATATTTCTGTTTACCAGAATGATGTCACCCCAAATGAAGCTGTGAAATCACATAAACATGCACAATATTTAAAATCAGAGCATGATCATGACGATCAATCAACATCAAAGAAAGTATTTGCAGATGAATTTGAACCAATTCCAAATATTTCTGTCTAcaatcaataa
- the LOC130828645 gene encoding uncharacterized protein LOC130828645 isoform X1 yields the protein MKTFFIFLLSLVLVCTKTDTDTDTNTTQLAGPSDGRKDLHKYWGDMMKGEPMPESLERFIISRSYNKDQYKAEIIKDFLKNYDVSPNEAVKSEHDHDEKSASKKIFADEFEPIINLSVYNQ from the exons ATGAAAACATTCTTCATTTTCCTACTCTCACTTGTTTTG gtttgcactaaaacggacacggacacggataCGAACACGACAcag CTTGCAGGGCCAAGTGATGGGAGAAAAGACCTACATAAGTATTGGGGAGACATGATGAAGGGGGAACCCATGCCTGAATCTCTTGAACGATTCATAATTTCTAGGTCATATAATAAAGATCAATACAAAGCAGAAATAATCAAAGATTTCCTCAAAAATTATGATGTCAGTCCAAATGAAGCTGTGAAATCAGAGCATGATCATGATGAAAAATCAGCATCAAAGAAAATATTTGCAGATGAATTTGAACCAATTATAAATCTTTCTGTTTACAATCAGTAA
- the LOC130828645 gene encoding organ-specific protein P4-like isoform X2, protein MKTFFIFLLSLVLLAGPSDGRKDLHKYWGDMMKGEPMPESLERFIISRSYNKDQYKAEIIKDFLKNYDVSPNEAVKSEHDHDEKSASKKIFADEFEPIINLSVYNQ, encoded by the exons ATGAAAACATTCTTCATTTTCCTACTCTCACTTGTTTTG CTTGCAGGGCCAAGTGATGGGAGAAAAGACCTACATAAGTATTGGGGAGACATGATGAAGGGGGAACCCATGCCTGAATCTCTTGAACGATTCATAATTTCTAGGTCATATAATAAAGATCAATACAAAGCAGAAATAATCAAAGATTTCCTCAAAAATTATGATGTCAGTCCAAATGAAGCTGTGAAATCAGAGCATGATCATGATGAAAAATCAGCATCAAAGAAAATATTTGCAGATGAATTTGAACCAATTATAAATCTTTCTGTTTACAATCAGTAA